The following coding sequences lie in one Acidimicrobiales bacterium genomic window:
- a CDS encoding endonuclease/exonuclease/phosphatase family protein: MLGTLKVKRLFTVGAALAMTSVSLSGCAATSGDFTVLSYNVAGLPQEFSGENPDANIPLISPLLDDYDVVLTQEDFDWWDPLLDGLSFARYHEQLRAQATHPHRSARWPGPAAAGIDPAVRPAPFVGDGLGVLSRPEFAGETRVAWRDCFGAADTSDGGAADCLAGKGFSVVRMTLAPDLTVDVYNLHGEAGGTDLDQQLQEDDFVQLAAYIQSHSAGRAVILAGDTNLHTNSDHPDGHNGADTRAWAQFLGATGLTDACVAVGCPDVSSIDKVAFRSGGGVTLTATSHDFPRARFRDPQGNDLSDHPPLVVGFHWQKT, translated from the coding sequence GGTGTCGCTGTCGGGTTGCGCTGCCACGTCGGGGGACTTCACGGTCCTGAGCTACAACGTGGCCGGCCTCCCGCAGGAGTTCTCGGGTGAGAACCCCGACGCGAACATCCCGCTGATCAGCCCGTTGCTCGACGACTACGACGTGGTGCTCACACAGGAGGACTTCGACTGGTGGGACCCGCTCCTCGACGGCCTCAGCTTCGCCCGCTACCACGAGCAGCTGCGGGCCCAGGCGACCCACCCCCACCGGTCGGCCCGGTGGCCGGGCCCGGCCGCTGCCGGCATCGACCCTGCGGTGCGCCCGGCCCCGTTCGTGGGCGACGGGCTCGGGGTGCTGTCGCGGCCGGAGTTCGCCGGTGAGACCCGGGTCGCCTGGCGCGACTGCTTCGGCGCCGCCGACACCAGCGACGGCGGGGCGGCGGACTGCCTGGCCGGCAAGGGCTTCTCGGTCGTGCGGATGACGCTGGCCCCGGACCTGACCGTCGACGTGTACAACCTGCACGGCGAAGCCGGCGGCACCGATCTCGACCAGCAGCTGCAGGAGGACGACTTCGTGCAGCTGGCCGCCTACATCCAGAGCCACAGCGCGGGGCGGGCGGTGATCCTGGCCGGCGACACCAACCTCCACACCAACAGCGACCACCCCGACGGCCACAACGGTGCCGACACCAGGGCGTGGGCCCAGTTCCTGGGCGCCACCGGCCTGACCGATGCCTGCGTCGCCGTCGGCTGCCCCGACGTCTCGTCGATCGACAAGGTGGCCTTCCGCAGCGGCGGCGGGGTCACGCTGACCGCCACCTCGCACGACTTCCCCCGCGCACGGTTCCGGGATCCCCAGGGCAACGACCTCAGCGACCACCCGCCGCTCGTCGTCGGGTTCCACTGGCAGAAGACGTGA
- a CDS encoding DUF971 domain-containing protein yields the protein MEDRYEPETIDVKRDEGVSITFLDGHVARFDLLTLRRNCPCATCRGLRDRGEAAWPRPGSPTPLRVEGAELHGAWGLVINWNDGHGTGIFPFESLRDWPSDDIPFGPDSGLSPSGD from the coding sequence ATGGAGGATCGGTACGAGCCGGAGACGATCGACGTGAAGCGGGACGAGGGCGTCTCGATCACGTTCCTCGACGGTCACGTGGCGCGGTTCGACCTGTTGACCCTCCGCCGGAACTGTCCCTGCGCGACCTGCCGTGGCCTGCGGGATCGGGGCGAGGCCGCGTGGCCCCGGCCCGGGAGCCCGACGCCGCTGCGGGTCGAGGGCGCGGAGCTCCACGGCGCCTGGGGCCTCGTCATCAACTGGAACGACGGCCACGGCACGGGCATCTTCCCGTTCGAGTCGCTGCGGGACTGGCCCAGCGACGACATCCCGTTCGGCCCGGACTCAGGCCTCAGCCCGTCGGGCGACTGA